A stretch of DNA from Halorubrum sp. BOL3-1:
CAGTGGTTTCAGCATCCGGACGAACCGGTTTGAAGACGGTTCTTGCGAGATCCTCTCCCGGGTACTCGTCGTCGACTGTGAAGCGAACGTCGTACCAGACTTGCGACTCGAACACGGCCTCGTAGGTCCGCGTTTGCCCGGGTTCAACCGCTGCCGTCGCAGTCAGGTCGCGTTGAGGGACCACAACGTCGGGCGTGCCGGTAACCGTATCGTGTCCGTCCACCCGCTCACCTATCATCGTTCCCACGTTGAGAACTTCGACGGCGATCTCGTGCGGGACGGAATGGCGGTTGCGCAACTCCAAGCTCCCCGCGGGCGGACCCTCCGAAGACTCCGTCGAACGAATTTCGGAACAGCCTGCGACCGAGACACTCGTTCCCGCTATTCCCACTGCCGTCAGAAACGAACGCCGATGGAGGGAGGGCACACAGTAGTGCTCAAATCCGACTTGGATATTCCTTGTGATCGTATTACTGCTAGGTGATATATGGTTCCCAGTACTCCGGTTTTCTGGCTGAAGCGTGTCTGAAGCGCGGAATTCCGACAGAGTCTGTCGGTCGTAAATCGCCGATCCCGTCACGACTGTGACCACCGAAGCCCCAGTCGCTCGGCCGTACGATCCTGTTTCCGTCTATAACTCGCCGATCGACGCGAGGGCCGCCGAAGCCCCAGTCGGGAGGCGGGCGCACGCTCGCTGCGGTCCCCGTCGCTCGCGCTGCTCGCTCCTGCGGTCCTTACGTCACCTGCGCCCGCCTCCCGACTGCCCCTTCGAGCCCCGCCCGGCACCGCAACCGCGCCTCACGCCTCCCCAGCCTCGCCGGCGACTCCCGTTGGTCGCCGCCGACTCCCTCGCGCGGCGCTCCTTCGCGGCCGCCGGTGGCGGCCGCTCGCAGGCGCGCGCCACCGCAGAGGTCACGCAGAACAGATCGCGGGGAGCGGTCACTCCAGCGCGTCTTTGAGGAACGACAACTGGTGGCCGATCGCGCCCTCGAAATCCTCGCCCAGCACCGAGAAGCGGTCGGCGGGCATCGAGACGACGGTGCCGCGGTCGAGTCGCTCGCCGGCCGCCGCGACGGCGTTGGCGTCGACGATGGCATCGTCGGTGCCGGCCAAGAGGAGCGTCGGGGCGCGGACCCCGTCGAGCCGCGTGACGGGCCGGTAGCGGGCGAGTCCGAGCAGCGACCGCGCGGGCGTCTCGTTGCGCCACGCCGACTCGCGGTCGACCAGATCGATGTACTTCCGTTTGGTTCCGGGTTCCGTGATCGCCGCGCACTCCTCGGTGCCGCCCGCGATGGGGACGGTGCGCCCGCGACCGACTCGGTGACCGATCAGGTCGCGGAGCCCCGCGGCGGCGGCGCGCGCGAGGAACCGCCCGCCGCGTCGCACCGCGATCGCGCGACCGTCGAGCATCGGAACCAGCCCGACGACCGCGTCGACGTCGCGCCGCTCCGCGGCGAGCGCGAGGGCGTGCGCGGCCGACAGCGACGCGCCCCACAGCACGAGGTCGTCGCCGACGGCGTCGACGCGCTCCGCGCGGTCGATCGCGGCCGCGTACGCCGCGCGCTGTCGAGCCAAGTCGATCGTCTGCGAGTCGCCGTCGGAGTCCCCGAACTCCGGGTGGTCGAAGAGCAGGGCGGCGTAGCCCGCGTCGGCGAACCGCTCCGCGACGGCGGGGTAGCCGAACGTGCGCTCGGCGCCGAGTCCGGGCGCCATCACGACGACCGGGGGATCGTCGGTGTCGCCGCCGGGCAGGTACAGCGTCCCGCGACAGGTCGCGCCGTCGACGTCGAACGCGACCGCTCGGGTGGCGAACCGCTCTCGGGCGGGACGCGCGAGCCGGCGCTGCGTCCGGTTGATCGGGTTTCGGCGGGTCACCGGTCGCCCCCCGGACCGCTCTCGGCCTCTCTCTCGCTCTCGGCTCCTTCGTCGCTCTCGTGATCGAGGGTGTCCAACACGCGGGTCGAGAAATCGGTCTCGGATATCTCGTAGCCGATGAGCGCCTCGAACCACTCGGATTCCGCGTGCCACGTGCCGAGGACGTCGCCGGGAGACCGAACGACCGTGCCCTCGACGCGGACCGGGTCCCACTCGCCGGCCTCCGCGCGGTCGATGAGCGCGTTGAGCGCGCGCCCGACCTCGCCGCGGTGAACCTCGCGGCCGGGGAACGCCGTCATGTACGTCAGCTCCAGCGGGTCGCCGCCGTCGATCGATTCGACGCTGACGCCGTAGCTGCGGAGCGCCGGCTCCACGTCGGCCGTCCGCTCGTCGCCGGTCATGGCCGATCCGTCGGCGGGACGGGATAAATCGGTACCGGCACGCACCGGCGACTGGAGGACGGAGGAAAGGAATCGTCAGCCGAAAGCCGCGGACGGGGTCCGGCCGCCGAAGGGCGGCCGGGGGAAGGTTGTCAGAGGCACACGATCATCCCGCGCGGCCAAGCAGCGATACTCCGCGAAGCGATATAAACGCTCGGGCCGGGGACCATTTATCCCGATCCCGCCCCTTATCAGACTACATGCTCACCGCGGCCGCGACGGCGCTGAAGCGAACCGACGACGCCGCAGGGACCGTCCTCGTCGGCGGGTCGCTGACCCTGCTCGCGTGGGTCCTGATCCCGCTGTGGCTCGGCGGCGTCCTCCTCGTCAGTCCGGTGTTCATCGCGGCGGCCCCGGCCGCGCTCGCGCCGTGGCTCGTCGCCCGCGGGTACTTCGTCCGCGTGACGCGCGGCGCGGTCGACGCCGGGAACACGGCGGACGCGCCGCCGCTCGTCGCGTGGGGAGAGTTAGTCCGTGACGGTATCAAATCCGCACTGCTGTCGGCGGCGCTGCTCGCACCGCTCGCCGGCGGCCTCGCGGTCACCGGCGTCGTCGTCGCGGCGCTCGTCGCCGGCCCGGTCGATCCGGCGTCGGTCGCGGCCGCCGTCGAATCGGCGCTCGGTCCGAACGGTCCGGCGGCGGTCGCCGCGGTCGCCGTCGGTGGGATTGTCGCGCTCGTCGGCGCGTACCTCCTCGCGTTCGCGTACGTCCGCCCGGCGGCGCTGGCCGCGTTCGCGGCCTCCGGTCGGCTCAGAGACGGACTCAGTCCCCGGACGGTGACCGGCGTCGCGGCGACCGGGTCGTACGCCACCGGATGGACGCTCGGCGTCGGAGCGCTCGCGGTCGGCTACGCCGTCGCCGCGCCCACGGCGCCGCTGCTCGTCGGCGTCGCGCTCGCGTTCGCCGTGCGCGTCGTCGCCTACGGCCTTTACGGGCGAGGCGCGGCAGACGCCTTAGCCGGGGCGCCGACGGCGGACGCGGCCCCCCGGCCGGACGACGAGGCGAGCCGCGACGACGCGCGGTCGAGCGCCCGAACGGCTCGGCGCGCGGGCGTGACTTCCGGCGTCGGCGCCGCGGACGACCCCGGCCAGGCGCGCGACGAGTCACCGATACCCGCCGTGTCGGGCGACGGCGGGCGGCCGATGCGGAACGAACCGCCGGCCGCGGTCCAAGTCGGTCGCGCAGTTCCGGTCGGCGACGGCCGCGACGCCCGTGACAGCCGCGACGCCGTCGGTGACGGTCGCGACGCCGGCGACGGTGATTCTGACGCCCGTGACGACGGTCCCGACGCCGACCCGCAGGGCGGCTTCGAGTGGGGACCGCGCCTGAACGACGCGGAAGACGAGGGTTGATACGGTCCCGAGCGAACCCTCGGACATGCGCATCTCCGAGCGGAGGTACGGCGAGGAGGGCCGGGAACGGCTCACGCTGGTCCCCGAGAACGTGGACGACCTCTGGCACCTCGCGCACGTCCTCGAACCCGGGGACCTCGTCGAGGGCGACACCACCCGACGGATCCAGCGGAACGACGACCAGATGCGGGACACCGGCGGGCAGCGCGAGCACATCTTCGTCACGCTCGACGTCGAGGACGTGGAGTTCGCGCGGTTCGCCAACCGCCTCCGCGTGTCGGGGATCATCGTCGGCTGCTCTCGGGAGGACCAGCTCAACGCCCACCACACGCTCAACGTCGAGGAACACGACGAGATCACGGTGGAGAAACACTTCAAGCCGGACCAGACGGAGCGGCTCGAAGAGGCCACCGAGGCCGCGGAGAACCCCGACGTCGCGATCGCGACCGTCGAGGAGGGGGCCGCGTTCGTCCACACCGTCCAGCAGTACGGCACCGAGGAGTACGCCTCGTTCACGAAGCCGACCGGGAAGGGCGAGTACTCCCGTCCCCGCGAGGAGCTGTTCTCCGAGCTGGGCGACGCGCTCGCGCACCTCGACGCCGACGCGGTCATCCTCGCGGGTCCCGGCTTCACCAAGCAGGACGCCCGCGACTACATCGACGAGGAGTACCGGGACCTGTCCGACCGAGTCACCACGGTCGACACCTCCGCGGTCGGCGACCGCGGCGTCCACGAGGTGCTCAAGCGCGGCGCGGTCGACGAGGTTCAAAAAGAGACCCGGATCTCGAAGGAGGCGAGCCTCATCGACGAGCTGACCGAGAACATCGCGACGGGCGCGAAGGCGACCTACGGCCCCGACGACACCGCCGAGGCGGCCGAGTTCGGCGCGGTCGAGACGCTGCTCGTCGTCGACGAGCGGCTCCGCACCGAGCGCCAGGGCGACGGCGACTGGACGATCGACGTCAACGAGGTGATCGAGTCGGTCGAACAGCAGGGCGGCGACGTCGTCGTGTTCTCCTCGGAGTTCGCGCCCGGCGAGCAGCTGTCGAACCTCGGCGGCATCGCCGCGGTCCTCCGGTACCGGCTACAGTAGACCGGGTTGTCGGTCGTCGGAGTGCGGCGGCGCGTGCCTGCGAGCGCCCGAAGGGCGCGAGTCGTACGCGCGAGGGAGTCGCGAGCGGAGCGAGCGACGAGGTTGGGGAGGTGTGAGGTGCGGGGCTTCGGCGGTGGTGTTCTCTGAGGGAGTCGAGTCGTTCGCGGAAAAAACAGTCTCGGATATCGTTCGGAGAGCGGCCGTGACCTTATCAGAGCGCGTCGCCAACCCCGGACCGATGGCGGACCGACCCGGCGGTGACGAGGCCGTCTCGACGACCGTCGACCGCGAAAACACCGACGACGTTGACGGCGATCCGATCCCGAACGACGCCGACACCCTCCCCGAGGACCTCGACGCCGGCGTCGACGAGGAGGTGAAACGCCGGCTCCGCGAGGCGTACCTCAACGACGAGGAGAACGCGCTGATCGTCACGGCGGTGCGCTCTGCCGGCGACCGCGTCCGCGTCGAGACGCGCCCGCCCCACGGCGACGCGACCCACACCGAACGGTTCGACGCGCCCCGGGACGGGTCGCTCGCGGAGTCCGAGGAGTTCCTCGCGTTCCTGGAGGCCGCCGGCGTCTCGCCGCTCGACGTGGACGAACTCGTCGGCGCCCGTGTCCCCGCGACGTACGACCCCGACGAGGGGTGGCGGGTCGACGCTGCGTACCCCGCCGAGTCGGCGGCGGACGGCGGACGACTCGCGGACGCCCGCGACTGGCTGTGGACCTACCGGACGTGGCTGCTCGCCGTGCTGCTCGTCGGGGGCGAGTTGGCGTTCGTCGCCGTGGTCATCTTGGTGTACGGCTGAGCTACTTGCCCCAGAACGGGTCCCGCTTTCGGCGCGTGTCGAGATACCCCGAGAGCGCCTCGCGCTCGTCGGCGGTGATATCCTCTTTCAATTCCTGTTCGAGGATCTTCGCGTGCTTCTCCGGCACCTCGGTCCAGAGCGTGTCACCCTCCTCGATGTCGCGCCCGACCGTCGGCCCGTCGATGGCGATGCTGACGCGCTCGCCCGAGCGGGCCTCGTCGACGTCCTCGCCCTGCTTCTGGATCCCGGAGAGCCCGCCGACGCGATCGAACTCGTTGCCCTCGAAGCAGCCGACGTTGCGGTTGTTCTGGAGGGTGCCGGCGATGACCTCGACGCCGACGACCGCGGGGTCGTTCTGGCGGAAGGTGTGGTCGGGGAGGATGCGGAAGCGGGCGGGGCGGACCACCTTGTCGAGTACGGTCTCCTGTTGCGCGCGCTGCTTCTCCTCGACGTAGCGCTCGTAGTCCTGGACGAGCTGGTAGATGACCTCGTTTTTGAACAGCTTCACGTCCGCGTTCTCTAAGTCCGACTCCGCGTTCTGTAGGAGGTCGACGTTGAACCCGAGTATGGCCTTGTGTTCGTCCTGGTTCGCGGTCTCCGCGACGGCGATGTCCCGAGGCGCGATGTCGCCGACCTCGGCGCGGAGGATGGGGACCTCGGCCTCGCGGAGGGCGTTCGCCATCGCCTCGAGCGAGCCGAGGGTGTCCGCCTTGACGACGACGCCGTTCTCCGCCGTGTCGACCTCGATCTCCGCGAGTTCGGCTTTCACCTCCTCGATCACGTCCTCGACGGTGCGGTCGCGGACCACCCGGACCGGCGCGCCCGCCATCGCCCGATCGAGGTCGGGCGCGGCGATCTTCACCCCGGCCGCGGCACCGATTTCGCCGACCTTCTCGAACTGCTTTTCGGTGCGGATCTCCGCGAGCGGCTGCGGGCGGAGCAGCGCGCGGATCTCGGTGACGATCGGCTCGTCCTGCCCGCCGACCACGACGGTGTCGCCGTTGCGGATCACGCCGTCGTAGACGACGGTGTCGATGGTGGCGCCGAACCCCCGCTCGTCTTTTACCTCCAAGACCGTCCCCTCGCCCGGTCCCTGGACGTCGATGGCCATCTCCTCTTTCATGAATCGCTGGGAGAGACCCATGAGGACGGTGAGAAGATCCGGGACGCCCTCGCCGGTGAGCGCCGACAGCGGAACGACGCCGATGTTCTTCTGGAAGTCCTGGACGCGCCAGTAGAGGTCGGCCGAGAAGCCGGCGTCCGACAGCTGACCGATGATCTCGTAGAGGTGCTCGTCGAGCATGGATTTCGCGCGCTCGGACTGGGCCTCCATGCTCCGCTGGATCGGATCGCCGTCCTGCGGGTTCCAGCCGGGCGTCGTGTCGACCTTGTTGGCCGCGACGACAAAGGGAGTTCCCGTCCGGCGGAGGATGTCTATCGCCTCCTCCGTCTGCGGCTGGAAGCCGTCGTTGACGTCGACGACCAGCACCGCGATGTCGGCGAGCGCGCCACCGCGGGCGCGCAGCGTCGAGAAGGAGTGGTGGCCCGGCGTGTCGATGAAAAGCAGGCCGGGCAGATCGAAGTCTGACGGGTCGATCAGCTCGCCGGCCATCCCGGAGATGGTGTCGAGCGGGATGTCCGTCGCCCCGATGTGTTGGGTTATCGCGCCGGCCTCGCCCTCGCTGACGGCGGAGCCGCGGATCGTGTCGAGCAGGCTCGTCTTGCCGTGGTCGACGTGGCCCAGCACGGCGACGATGGGGGTTCGCAGGGTGTCCGCGTGTGTGTGGTCGGTCATATGTGATCGCCCCGAGAAGCGTATACCGTTCGTTCCGCCCGGCCGTCAGTTAAGCCTTTCAAAACGCCGCGACGAACCGGGACGAGGGCAAGTCCCCGTCTGTCACCCGTCGGACGGCCCGTGGCGTTTAATACCGTCGCCCGGGACCGTGCGGGTATGGTCGACATCCTCGCGGAGAACCTCTCCGGGAAGGCGGTGATGAGCTCCGACGGCACGGAACTCGGGGACCTGTACAACATCACGATGAACCTCGAATCCGGCGAGCTGAACCACCTCCTGGTCAGCCCGCACGAACAGCTCAGGCCCGAACGCGTCGACTTCGAGGTCGACGAGATGGGCCGGCTCCGAGTGCCGGTTGCGAACGTACAGGCGGTGAAAGACTACATCGTCGTCGCCCGCTGATGGAAGTCCTCGACTCGTCCGCGTTCATCCGCGAGTACACCACCGACGACGACGTCGTCTCCATCCCGGCGGTCCACGAGGAGCTCACCGGCGAAGTGGCGCTCCGCTTCGACGCGATGGAAGGCTCCGGGATGACCGTCCACGTGCCGGCGCCGGAGGCCGTCGACCGGGTCCGCCGGGCCGCGAAGGGGTCGGGCGACGCCGCGGAGCTGTCCGACACCGACATCCGGCTGATCGCGACCGCCCTGGAGCTTCACGCGACGCTCGTCACCGACGACTACGCGATGCAGAACGTCGCGGAACGGCTCGACCTCCCGGTCGAGGCCATCGCCCGCGACGGCATCTCGGAGGAGCGGGAGTGGCGCTTCCAGTGTGTCGGCTGTAACCGTACCTTCGACGAGAACAAGGAGCGGTGTCCGATCTGCGGCAGCGACCTGACGCGGAAGAATCCGGCGTGAGCGGTCGGGGTCGGGTGCGACGCCGCACGGGCGCGACACCGCGCGGGCCGATCTTTTGCGTGCCACCAGATCGCACACGATCGACCGACTGAACAGGCGGCCCGCAGACCGTCGGACATGAACGCATTCGAGGGGATCTCGCCGGACTCGCTCCGCGACGGACGGGGGGGCCCGATGGACGACGCGGTCGCGTCGGTGCTGGCCGCCCACCCGCTCGACGGGGTCGGGACCGAGTACCCGCACTACCAAGGAGTCGTCGAGGGACCGGAGGCCCCGACGCGCCCCGCGGAGGACCACCCCGTCTTCTACGGCTGTTTCGACTGGCATTCGGCGGTCCACAGCCACTGGGCGCTCGTGCGCGCGCTGCGGCTCGTCCCGAATCACCCGGACGGGACCGAGATCGCTGCCGGCGTCGACGAGCGAGTGACTCCCGAAGGCGTCGCGAGCGAGGTCGACTACCTCGACGAGAACCCCGGCTTCGAGGAGCCGTACGGCTGGTCGTGGCTGCTGCGGCTCGCCGCCGAACTCCGGCTGTGGGACGACCCCCGCGCCGACGCGTGGCGCGAGACGCTCCGCCCACTCGAAGACCGGGTCCGCCGCGGGGTCCGCGAGTCGTTCCTCGACGTCGACCGCCCGCAGCGCGTCGGCACCCACGGCAACACCGCGTTCGCGCTCGCCGGCGTCCTCGACTACGCGCGGGTCGTCGGCGACGCCGACCTCGAAGCGGAGACCGAGGCGGCAGCGCGCCGCCTCTACGCCGACGACACCGCCGCCGTCGTCGGCGCGGAGCCGGTCGGCTGGGACTTCGTCTCGCCCGCGCTGACCGAGGCCGACCTGCTCAGGCGCGTCCTCGACCCGGACCCCTTCGCGGCGTGGCTCGACGACTTCCTCCCGG
This window harbors:
- a CDS encoding alpha/beta fold hydrolase codes for the protein MTRRNPINRTQRRLARPARERFATRAVAFDVDGATCRGTLYLPGGDTDDPPVVVMAPGLGAERTFGYPAVAERFADAGYAALLFDHPEFGDSDGDSQTIDLARQRAAYAAAIDRAERVDAVGDDLVLWGASLSAAHALALAAERRDVDAVVGLVPMLDGRAIAVRRGGRFLARAAAAGLRDLIGHRVGRGRTVPIAGGTEECAAITEPGTKRKYIDLVDRESAWRNETPARSLLGLARYRPVTRLDGVRAPTLLLAGTDDAIVDANAVAAAGERLDRGTVVSMPADRFSVLGEDFEGAIGHQLSFLKDALE
- a CDS encoding DUF4013 domain-containing protein, producing the protein MLTAAATALKRTDDAAGTVLVGGSLTLLAWVLIPLWLGGVLLVSPVFIAAAPAALAPWLVARGYFVRVTRGAVDAGNTADAPPLVAWGELVRDGIKSALLSAALLAPLAGGLAVTGVVVAALVAGPVDPASVAAAVESALGPNGPAAVAAVAVGGIVALVGAYLLAFAYVRPAALAAFAASGRLRDGLSPRTVTGVAATGSYATGWTLGVGALAVGYAVAAPTAPLLVGVALAFAVRVVAYGLYGRGAADALAGAPTADAAPRPDDEASRDDARSSARTARRAGVTSGVGAADDPGQARDESPIPAVSGDGGRPMRNEPPAAVQVGRAVPVGDGRDARDSRDAVGDGRDAGDGDSDARDDGPDADPQGGFEWGPRLNDAEDEG
- a CDS encoding mRNA surveillance protein pelota produces the protein MRISERRYGEEGRERLTLVPENVDDLWHLAHVLEPGDLVEGDTTRRIQRNDDQMRDTGGQREHIFVTLDVEDVEFARFANRLRVSGIIVGCSREDQLNAHHTLNVEEHDEITVEKHFKPDQTERLEEATEAAENPDVAIATVEEGAAFVHTVQQYGTEEYASFTKPTGKGEYSRPREELFSELGDALAHLDADAVILAGPGFTKQDARDYIDEEYRDLSDRVTTVDTSAVGDRGVHEVLKRGAVDEVQKETRISKEASLIDELTENIATGAKATYGPDDTAEAAEFGAVETLLVVDERLRTERQGDGDWTIDVNEVIESVEQQGGDVVVFSSEFAPGEQLSNLGGIAAVLRYRLQ
- the infB gene encoding translation initiation factor IF-2; its protein translation is MTDHTHADTLRTPIVAVLGHVDHGKTSLLDTIRGSAVSEGEAGAITQHIGATDIPLDTISGMAGELIDPSDFDLPGLLFIDTPGHHSFSTLRARGGALADIAVLVVDVNDGFQPQTEEAIDILRRTGTPFVVAANKVDTTPGWNPQDGDPIQRSMEAQSERAKSMLDEHLYEIIGQLSDAGFSADLYWRVQDFQKNIGVVPLSALTGEGVPDLLTVLMGLSQRFMKEEMAIDVQGPGEGTVLEVKDERGFGATIDTVVYDGVIRNGDTVVVGGQDEPIVTEIRALLRPQPLAEIRTEKQFEKVGEIGAAAGVKIAAPDLDRAMAGAPVRVVRDRTVEDVIEEVKAELAEIEVDTAENGVVVKADTLGSLEAMANALREAEVPILRAEVGDIAPRDIAVAETANQDEHKAILGFNVDLLQNAESDLENADVKLFKNEVIYQLVQDYERYVEEKQRAQQETVLDKVVRPARFRILPDHTFRQNDPAVVGVEVIAGTLQNNRNVGCFEGNEFDRVGGLSGIQKQGEDVDEARSGERVSIAIDGPTVGRDIEEGDTLWTEVPEKHAKILEQELKEDITADEREALSGYLDTRRKRDPFWGK
- a CDS encoding PRC-barrel domain-containing protein — encoded protein: MVDILAENLSGKAVMSSDGTELGDLYNITMNLESGELNHLLVSPHEQLRPERVDFEVDEMGRLRVPVANVQAVKDYIVVAR
- a CDS encoding NOB1 family endonuclease codes for the protein MEVLDSSAFIREYTTDDDVVSIPAVHEELTGEVALRFDAMEGSGMTVHVPAPEAVDRVRRAAKGSGDAAELSDTDIRLIATALELHATLVTDDYAMQNVAERLDLPVEAIARDGISEEREWRFQCVGCNRTFDENKERCPICGSDLTRKNPA
- a CDS encoding DUF2891 domain-containing protein, with amino-acid sequence MNAFEGISPDSLRDGRGGPMDDAVASVLAAHPLDGVGTEYPHYQGVVEGPEAPTRPAEDHPVFYGCFDWHSAVHSHWALVRALRLVPNHPDGTEIAAGVDERVTPEGVASEVDYLDENPGFEEPYGWSWLLRLAAELRLWDDPRADAWRETLRPLEDRVRRGVRESFLDVDRPQRVGTHGNTAFALAGVLDYARVVGDADLEAETEAAARRLYADDTAAVVGAEPVGWDFVSPALTEADLLRRVLDPDPFAAWLDDFLPDLAAPPHDALLAPVAVEPDAGDGAAMHLIGLNVSRAWCLAGLVDALAGREGPAAARLREPLNAAVRRHAEAGAADVLTDDYAGSHWLSSFALYLLTRNEGGIAPGAA